One genomic region from Bactrocera tryoni isolate S06 chromosome 3, CSIRO_BtryS06_freeze2, whole genome shotgun sequence encodes:
- the LOC120772952 gene encoding muscle LIM protein Mlp84B isoform X2, which translates to MPFTPVETPKCPKCGKSVYAAEERVAGGYKFHKTCFKCGMCNKALDSTNCTEHEKELFCKNCHARKYGPKGYGFGGGAGCLSMDTGAHLNRDDIDGVRNGARLEPRVIAKAPEGQGCPRCGGYVYAAEQMLARGRQWHRECFKCGNCSKGLDSILCCEGPDKNIYCKACYAKKFGPKGYGYGQGGGALQSDCYENGDLAPKVADIDVGKIQARAGEGCPRCGGVVFAAELVLSKGREWHRKCFKCRDCTKTLDSIIACDGPDKEVYCKTCYGKKWGPHGYGFACGSSFLQTDGMTEEQISAQRPFVCPDTTSIKAPEGEGCPRCGGAVFAAEQQLSKGRMWHKKCYNCTECHRPLDSMLACDGPDKDIYCKACYGKRFGPKGFGYGHAPTLVSTSGESTIHFPEGKPLTGPRSSGGCPRCGYAVFAAEQMISKSRIWHKRCFHCADCRKSLDSTNLNDGPDGDIYCRACYGRNFGPKGVGFGLGAGTLTMT; encoded by the exons ATGCCGTTCACACCTGTTGAAACACCTAAATGCCCAAAATGTGGCAAATCCGTATATGCCGCTGAAGAGAGAGTAGCTGGTGGTTACAAGTTCCACAAAACCTGCTTCAAATGCG GAATGTGCAACAAAGCTTTAGACTCCACGAACTGTACTGAACACGAAAAAGAGCTGTTTTGCAAAAACTGCCATGCCCGTAAATATGGTCCAAAGGGTTATGGTTTCGGTGGTGGTGCTGGATGTTTGTCAATGGATACTGGAGCACATTTAAACAGAGA tgACATTGATGGTGTACGTAATGGTGCCCGCTTAGAGCCACGAGTAATTGCTAAAGCTCCAGAAGGCCAGGGTTGTCCCAGATGCGGTGGTTACGTATATGCGGCCGAGCAAATGTTAGCACGAGGCAGA CAATGGCACAGGGAGTGTTTTAAATGTGGAAACTGTTCCAAAGGACTTGATTCCATCCTTTGTTGTGAAGGTccagacaaaaatatttactgcaaag CTTGTTATGCAAAGAAATTCGGACCTAAAGGCTATGGATATGGTCAAGGCGGTGGAGCTCTTCAGTCCGATTGTTATGAAAATGG CGACTTGGCACCAAAAGTAGCAGATATAGATGTTGGAAAGATACAAGCACGTGCCGGTGAAGGCTGCCCACGATGTGGTGGCGTTGTCTTTGCCGCTGAGTTGGTGCTCTCGAAGGGACGCGAATGGCATAGGAAGTGTTTCAAATGCAGAGATTGCACAAAGACGTTGGATTCTATCATTGCATGTGACGGACCCGACAAAGAAGTTTACTGTAAGACTTGCTATGGAAAAAAATGGGGCCCTCATGGCTATGGATTTGCATGTGGATCCAGTTTTCTGCAAACTGATGGCATGAC TGAAGAACAAATTTCTGCTCAGCGTCCATTTGTATGCCCTGATACCACGTCAATCAAAGCACCTGAAGGTGAAGGTTGTCCACGTTGCGGTGGCGCCGTTTTTGCCGCAGAGCAACAACTTTCTAAAGGCCGTATGTGGCACAAAAAGTGCTACAACTGCACTGAATGTCATCGGCCATTGGACTCGATGCTTGCTTGTGATGGGCCAGACAAGGATATTTACTGTAAAGCTTGTTACGGAAAACGTTTCGGTCCTAAAGGATTTGGTTATGGACACGCACCAACGTTGGTGTCCACTTCCGGTGAATCCACAATCCATTT cCCTGAGGGTAAGCCGTTAACTGGGCCTCGTTCATCAGGAGGTTGTCCGCGGTGCGGATATGCCGTTTTTGCCGCGGAGCAAATGATTAGCAAGAGCAGAATTTGGCACAAGCGTTGCTTCCATTGCGCTGACTGTAGAAAATCTCTAGATTCAACCAATTTAAATGATGGTCCGGACGGTGATATTTATTGTAGAGCATGCTATGGTCGCAATTTCGGACCCAAAGGTGTTGGTTTCGGTCTCGGTGCAGGCACCCTTACCATGACATAA
- the LOC120772952 gene encoding muscle LIM protein Mlp84B isoform X1 → MPFTPVETPKCPKCGKSVYAAEERVAGGYKFHKTCFKCGMCNKALDSTNCTEHEKELFCKNCHARKYGPKGYGFGGGAGCLSMDTGAHLNRDDIDGVRNGARLEPRVIAKAPEGQGCPRCGGYVYAAEQMLARGRGYHRRCFKCLLCNRTLDSTMHCDGPDKDIYCRGCYAQKFGARGYGHLGISSMGLMSDIRDAEWQSDLAPKVADIDVGKIQARAGEGCPRCGGVVFAAELVLSKGREWHRKCFKCRDCTKTLDSIIACDGPDKEVYCKTCYGKKWGPHGYGFACGSSFLQTDGMTEEQISAQRPFVCPDTTSIKAPEGEGCPRCGGAVFAAEQQLSKGRMWHKKCYNCTECHRPLDSMLACDGPDKDIYCKACYGKRFGPKGFGYGHAPTLVSTSGESTIHFPEGKPLTGPRSSGGCPRCGYAVFAAEQMISKSRIWHKRCFHCADCRKSLDSTNLNDGPDGDIYCRACYGRNFGPKGVGFGLGAGTLTMT, encoded by the exons ATGCCGTTCACACCTGTTGAAACACCTAAATGCCCAAAATGTGGCAAATCCGTATATGCCGCTGAAGAGAGAGTAGCTGGTGGTTACAAGTTCCACAAAACCTGCTTCAAATGCG GAATGTGCAACAAAGCTTTAGACTCCACGAACTGTACTGAACACGAAAAAGAGCTGTTTTGCAAAAACTGCCATGCCCGTAAATATGGTCCAAAGGGTTATGGTTTCGGTGGTGGTGCTGGATGTTTGTCAATGGATACTGGAGCACATTTAAACAGAGA tgACATTGATGGTGTACGTAATGGTGCCCGCTTAGAGCCACGAGTAATTGCTAAAGCTCCAGAAGGCCAGGGTTGTCCCAGATGCGGTGGTTACGTATATGCGGCCGAGCAAATGTTAGCACGAGGCAGA GGATATCATAGACGATGCTTCAAATGCTTGCTTTGCAACAGAACACTCGATTCTACAATGCATTGCGATGGCCCTGATAAAGATATATATTGCAGAG GGTGTTATGCTCAGAAGTTTGGCGCCAGGGGTTATGGTCATTTAGGAATTTCTTCTATGGGACTTATGTCTGACATAAGAGACGCCGAGTGGCAAAG CGACTTGGCACCAAAAGTAGCAGATATAGATGTTGGAAAGATACAAGCACGTGCCGGTGAAGGCTGCCCACGATGTGGTGGCGTTGTCTTTGCCGCTGAGTTGGTGCTCTCGAAGGGACGCGAATGGCATAGGAAGTGTTTCAAATGCAGAGATTGCACAAAGACGTTGGATTCTATCATTGCATGTGACGGACCCGACAAAGAAGTTTACTGTAAGACTTGCTATGGAAAAAAATGGGGCCCTCATGGCTATGGATTTGCATGTGGATCCAGTTTTCTGCAAACTGATGGCATGAC TGAAGAACAAATTTCTGCTCAGCGTCCATTTGTATGCCCTGATACCACGTCAATCAAAGCACCTGAAGGTGAAGGTTGTCCACGTTGCGGTGGCGCCGTTTTTGCCGCAGAGCAACAACTTTCTAAAGGCCGTATGTGGCACAAAAAGTGCTACAACTGCACTGAATGTCATCGGCCATTGGACTCGATGCTTGCTTGTGATGGGCCAGACAAGGATATTTACTGTAAAGCTTGTTACGGAAAACGTTTCGGTCCTAAAGGATTTGGTTATGGACACGCACCAACGTTGGTGTCCACTTCCGGTGAATCCACAATCCATTT cCCTGAGGGTAAGCCGTTAACTGGGCCTCGTTCATCAGGAGGTTGTCCGCGGTGCGGATATGCCGTTTTTGCCGCGGAGCAAATGATTAGCAAGAGCAGAATTTGGCACAAGCGTTGCTTCCATTGCGCTGACTGTAGAAAATCTCTAGATTCAACCAATTTAAATGATGGTCCGGACGGTGATATTTATTGTAGAGCATGCTATGGTCGCAATTTCGGACCCAAAGGTGTTGGTTTCGGTCTCGGTGCAGGCACCCTTACCATGACATAA
- the LOC120772953 gene encoding beta-1,4-glucuronyltransferase 1, with translation MRKLVRFRRWVLFILTIFLTTINLLWTFCLLDTEINSQQINKSFNRNTKPLVAIESANDATMPPLNRSLVQKMSKHNFRLAFDNISFETGRWDNLRNYKMFDFALIGDKFIKSSHENIVCLATQSSVERLYSLTQVAHQWNGPISTAVYVAGDEEFFILQHFVTYMRLCFAFIRDNVTFHIAVPNNKEPVHGQIPNLFNSFDCQYPEQTLRHLLKIRNPDTIRWRLKNEYPQNHLRNLARKGCQNKYVFLTDIDIIPSTNMVSLLNKFLPSAKCSYRCAYVIPTFEIDNRAKFPASKPELMRLYRKGLARPFHEKVFIYNQYATNFSIWLKNSSNEDERAHISHVVTNFEFLYEPFYVAFDDVPAHDERFIGYGFTRNSQVYEMYISGYTFFVLSPVFTCHWGLQQKKARPVWREQQNNLNRKRFEMFKHEILARYKKKTTRK, from the exons ATG AGGAAACTTGTGCGATTTAGACGTTGGGTTTTATTcatattaacaatatttttaactacAATTAATCTACTGTGGACATTTTGTTTACTGGACACggaaataaattcgcaacaaATCAATAAGTCATTTAACAGAAATACAAAGCCATTAGTGGCAATAGAAAGTGCCAACGATGCCACCATGCCACCGCTCAATCGATCATTAGTACAGAAAATGTCGAAGCATAATTTTAGGCTTGCTTTCGATAATATAAGTTTCGAAACTGGTAGATGGGACAATCTTCGCAATTATAAGATGTTTGATTTTGCTTTGATTGGAGATAAGTTTATCAAATCTTCACACGAAAACATTGTATGTTTAGCTACCCAAAGTTCCGTGGAACGGTTGTATTCATTGACACAAGTTGCACATCAGTGGAACGGACCAATTTCAACCGCCGTGTACGTTGCCGGAGATGAagaattcttcattttacaaCACTTTGTTACATATATGAGACTTTGCTTCGCTTTTATACGCGATAACGTTACTTTTCATATAGCTGTTCCAAATAATAAGGAACCAGTTCACGGACAAATTCCTAATCTCTTCAACAGCTTTGATTGTCAATACCCTGAACAAACGCTTCGCCATTTACTGAAAATACGCAATCCAGACACAATACGTTGGCGTTTAAAAAATGAATATCCGCAAAACCATTTACGCAATTTAGCTCGAAAAGGTtgtcaaaataaatatgtatttctaacagatattgatataataccaAGCACAAATATGGtatcattattaaataaatttctgccGTCAGCAAAATGCAGCTATCGTTGCGCGTATGTTATACCAACTTTTGAAATAGACAACAGAGCTAAATTCCCTGCTTCCAAGCCAGAGCTTATGCGTTTATATAGAAAAGGTCTAGCACGCCCGTTTCAcgaaaaagtgtttatttacaACCAGTACGCGACAAACTTCTCCATTTGGCTTAAGAATTCTTCCAATGAAGATGAGCGGGCTCATATAAGTCATGTCGTAACAAATTTTGAGTTCTTGTATGAACCTTTTTATGTCGCTTTTGATGACGTCCCTGCCCACGATGAAAGATTTATAGGCTATGGCTTTACCCGAAATTCACAG gtctatgaaatgtatatttctgggtACACATTTTTTGTGTTATCCCCTGTTTTTACTTGTCATTGGggattacaacaaaaaaaagcgAGACCAGTTTGGCGAGAACAACAAAATAATCTGAATCGAAAGCGTTTTGAGATGTTTAAACATGAAATTCTCGCCCgatataaaaa aaaGACAACAAGGAAATAA
- the LOC120772950 gene encoding catenin delta-2, translated as MDGPAFNETELNCQYTALQDYEQYQPRFPNSSIYVTKSPELAVSRAAGQCSYGSDHNTASLIGPQVQLATSQEQNESVIQERSSVSTVRYMQAAQYDELPDYGINACPVESHYIENPTIAYGYVSEVNFDYPIEASNTNSYSPRPLLFDSNLNGSDAALPSDGTRAYEGHADYQSKMAQLTLTPMDSVSHIRDPKHMLMEGSGSDICSTMRWRDPNLSEVISFLNNPNNEIKANAAAYLQHLCYMDDPNKQRTRTLGGIPPLVRLLSYDVPEIHKNACGALRNLSYGRQNDENKRAIKNAGGITALVNLLCRTQESEVKELVTGVLWNMSSCEDIKRSIIDEGLNAIVSNIIIPHSGWDAVCAGETCYSTVFRNASGVLRNVSSAGEFARTSLRNSEHLVECLIYVVKMAIEKNNIGNKTVENCVCILRNLSYRCQEVEDPNYDKQPMPIQSRPSSNSYKGENLGCFGTSKKKKEAAQSEHQMENNYTPSTSKNSVPNSLSHKRYELLWQPEVVQYYLALLQSCSNPETLEAAAGAIQNLSACYWQPSIDIRATVRKEKGLPILVELLRMEVDRVVCAVATALRNLAIDQRNKELIGKYAMRDLVQKLPTGNPQHDQNTSDDTITAVLATVNEVIKKNPEFSRSLLDAGGVDRLLSITKQRQKYTSCVLKFAGQVLFTMWQHHELRDVYKKNGWKEQDFVSKSFTAHNISPNSPNNVNNTLNRPMASQGRTRYEDRTIQRTQNNATRNTAGNDFASCNESPLLCQMTDDASSNGVGNESYQRRNQNPQTAMYIPIMEVGRNHSN; from the exons atggatgGCCCAGCGTTTAATGAAACTGAATTAAATTGCCAATATACAGCTCTACAAGATTATGAGCAATATCAACCAAGATTCCCTAACTCTTCAATCTACGTTACCAAGTCTCCTGAGTTGGCGGTTTCAAGAGCCGCTGGTCAATGTTCGTACGGTTCGGATCACAATACAGCAAGTTTAATCGGACCACAAGTTCAACTTGCTACTTCACAAGAACAAAATGAGTCTGTAATTCAAGAACGTTCTTCAGTTTCCACCGTAAGATATATGCAAGCAGCACAGTATGACGAATTACCTGATTACGGTATTAATGCTTGCCCTGTTGAGTCGCACTATATTGAGAATCCCACCATTGCTTATGGATACGTGTCAGAAGTTAATTTTGACTATCCGATTGAAGCAAGCAACACCAACTCGTACTCACCAAGACCATTGTTATTTGATAGCAATCTTAATGGATCAGACGCAGCTCTTCCTTCGGATGGAACAAGAGCATATGAAGGCCATGCTGATTACCAGAGCAAAATGGCACAACTTACTCTAACTCCAATGGATTCGGTTTCACACATAAGAGATCCCAAACATATGCTAATGGAAGGCTCAGGAAGTGACATATGTTCTACAATGAGATGGCGTGATCCAAATCTGTCAGAAGTTATAAGCTTTTTAAATAACCCAAATAACGAAATTAAAGCAAATGCAGCTGCATATTTACAACACTTATGTTATATGGATGATCCAAATAAGCAGCGAACTCGAACATTAGGGGGGATACCACCTCTTGTGCGTCTGTTATCATACGATGTACCAGAGATCCACAA gaacGCATGTGGAGCACTTCGAAATCTATCCTATGGAAGGCAAAATGACGAAAATAAACGAGCTATTAAAAATGCGGGGGGTATAACTGCCCTTGTAAATTTGCTGTGCAGGACACAAGAGTCGGAGGTAAAGGAATTGGTCACTGGAGTTTTGTGGAATATGTCATCTTGTGAAGACATTAAACGCTCTATTATTGACGAGGGCTTAAACGCAATTGttagtaatattattattcCCCATTCTGGTTGGGATGCGGTTTGTGCGGGAGAAACATGCTACTCTACAGTTTTTCGAAATGCTTCGGGAGTTCTACGTAATGTCAGCTCTGCTGGTGAATTTGCCAGAACCAGTCTTAGAAACTCTGAACATTTAGTGGAGTGTCTAATATATGTTGTGAAAATGGCTATAGAAAAGAATAACATTGGAAATAAAACGGTAGAAAATTGTGTATGTATTTTACGCAATTTGTCTTATCGGTGTCAAGAAGTTGAGGATCCTAATTACGATAAACAGCCAATGCCAATACAAAGCCGGCCTTCATCCAACTCTTATAAAG gAGAAAATCTTGGCTGTTTTGGGacaagtaaaaagaaaaaggaaGCTGCTCAAAGCGAACATCAGATGGAAAATAATTATACTCCCAGTACTTCAAAAAATTCTGTGCCCAATAGTTTATCACACAAACGATATGAGCTTTTATGGCAACCCGAGGTTGTGCAGTACTATTTAGCTTTATTGCAAAGTTGCTCTAATCCGGAAACTTTAGAAGCGGCTGCAGGAGCTATTCAGAATCTTTCGGCATGTTATTGGCAGCCAAGTATTGATATTCGGGCTACGGTTCGCAAGGAAAAAGGATTACCTATATTGGTAGAACTTCTTCGTATGGAAGTTGATCGCGTAGTTTGCGCCGTGGCAACAGCTTTACGAAATCTTGCCATAGATCAACGGAACAAAGAGCTTATCGGAAAGTATGCTATGCGAGATTTAGTCCAAAAACTCCCTACTGGAAATCCACAGCACGATCAAAATACCTCCGACGACACCATTACCGCAGTGTTAGCCACAGTTAATGAAGTTATAAagaaaaatccagaattttctCGGTCTTTGCTGGACGCCGGTGGTGTTGATCGTTTATTAAGTATTACAAAGCAACGTCAAAAATATACTTCTTGCGTATTAAAGTTCGCCGGTCAAGTTTTGTTCACAATGTGGCAACATCATGAGCTACGtgatgtttataaaaaaaatggctGGAAAGAGCAAGACTTTGTTTCAAAATCATTTACAGCTCATAACATTTCTCCAAACTCACCCAATAATGTAAACAACACTCTAAATAGACCTATGGCATCGCAAGGCCGAACAAGATATGAAGATCGGACGATACAAAGGACTCAAAATAATGCGACTCGTAATACTGCAGGAAATGATTTTGCAAGCTGTAATGAGTCACCACTTCTTTGCCAAATG ACCGATGACGCATCTAGCAATGGTGTAGGTAATGAATCTTATCAACGGAGAAATCAAAACCCTCAAACAGCTATGTACATACCAATAATGGAGGTTGGACGAAATCATTCCAATTGA
- the LOC120772526 gene encoding coiled-coil domain-containing protein 25, with the protein MVFYFKSNIVSPPALIYMGKDKHENEELIRWGWPEDVWFHVHNYSSAHVYLRLQEGQTIDDIPQSVLNDAAQLVKYNSIQGNKINNIDVVYTLWSNLKKTADMEVGQIGFYCEKSVKKIRVEKRVNEIVNRLNKTKTEDHPDLRRQREERDSEERREKKHILKAQREREEEEIMRQKQEAEQRSYDKLFKPECMSSNYDDGNDSDDFM; encoded by the exons ATGGTGTTCTATTTCAAAAGTAATATTGTGTCACCCCCAGCTTTAATCTACATGGGAAAGGATAAGCATGAAA ATGAAGAACTTATACGTTGGGGATGGCCAGAAGATGTTTGGTTTCATGTTCACAACTATTCTTCTGCTCATGTTTACTTAAGACTCCAAGAG ggTCAAACTATAGATGATATTCCACAATCTGTTCTCAACGACGCTGCTCAATTGGTAAAATATAACAGCATTCAAGGAAACAAGATAAATAATATAGACGTCGTTTATACATTATGGTCAAATCTCAAGAAAACAGCTGATATGGAAGTTGGCCAAATAGGATTTTATTGCGAAAAGAGTGTTAAAAAAATCCGTGTTGAAAAAAGAGTGAATGAAATTGTAAACCGACTGAATAAAACGAAAACTGAAGACCATCCAGATTTGCGTCGTCAAAGAGAAGAAAGGGACTCCGAAGAGAGAAGGGAGaagaaacatattttaaaagctCAGCGGGAAAGGGAGGAAGAAGAAATAATGCGCCAAAAACAGGAAGCAGAACAACGTAGTTATGATAAATTGTTTAAACCTGAATGTATGTCTAGTAATTATGATGATGGAAATGACTCTGATGATTTTATGTAA
- the LOC120771364 gene encoding 60S ribosomal protein L39 → MAAHKSFRIKQKLAKKLKQNRSVPQWIRLRTGNTIRYNAKRRHWRRTKLKL, encoded by the exons ATG GCGGCGCATAAATCTTTCAGGATTAAACAAAAGCTTGCTAAGAAGCTGAAGCAGAACCGTTCGGTTCCTCAGTGGATACGTTTACGTACTGGAAATACAAttag ATACAATGCAAAGAGACGCCACTGGAGACGCACAAAGTTGAAGCTGTAA
- the LOC120772911 gene encoding UDP-xylose and UDP-N-acetylglucosamine transporter, producing the protein MNIKALTAVICVFVGCCSNVVFLEYLVKEDPGAGNLITFSQFLFIALEGLVHIIASRDFVPKIPLRNYSLLVILFFVTSVANNFAFDFNIPMPLHMIFRAGSLIANMIMGIIILKKNYLFSKYLSVFMITAGIVLCTIISGSSVKSATIKPTEALDVGYSDFFIWTLGIGLLSIALFISAYMGICQETLYKKFGKYPQEALFFTHLIPLPGFIFIYKNIWEHFSIATDSEPMALPIISMIGFNVEIPQMIFYLMCNVITQYLCIRSVYILTTECASLTVTLVVTLRKFVSLLFSIIYFKNPFTIYHWIGTGLVFFGTIIFTEVVPRISEHMQLRKHKKE; encoded by the exons atgaatatcaaAGCACTTACGGCTGTAATATGCGTGTTTGTGGGATGCTGCAGCAATGTTGTGTTTCTAGAGTATCTTGTAAA AGAAGATCCCGGAGCTGGGAATCTTATAACATTTTCACAGTTTCTGTTTATTGCTCTTGAAGGGTTAGTACATATAATTGCGTCTCGCGATTTTGTGCCCAAAATACCTCTGCGTAATTACTCCCTTCTTGTGATTCTGTTTTTTGTAACAAGTGTGGCCAACAACTTTGCGTTTGACTTCAATATACCAATGCCTTTACATATGATATTTAGGGCt GGATCACTTATTGCTAACATGATAATgggaataattattttgaaaaagaattatCTTTTCTCGAAGTATTTATCCGTTTTCATGATAACCGCTGGAATTGTGTTGTGTACAATTATTTCGGGAAGTAGTGTG AAAAGTGCCACTATCAAACCAACAGAGGCCCTGGATGTTGGATATTCCGACTTCTTTATATGGACTCTTGGGATAGGTTTACTCTCCATTGCTCTTTTTATATCTGCATATATGGGCATTTGTCAGGAAACTCTGTACAAGAAATTTGGCAAATATCCTCAAGAGGCTCTCTTCTTTACG CACTTGATTCCCTTACctggtttcatttttatatacaaaaacatttgGGAACATTTCAGTATTGCTACAGATAGTGAACCAATGGCATTACCAATAATTTCTATGATTGGGTTTAATGTTGAAATTCCTcaaatgatattttatttaatgtgcaACGTTATTACGCAGTATCTTTGTATAAGATCGGTATATATTTTAACAACTGAGTGTGCTTCATTAACAGTTACGCTTGTCGTAACATTGAGGAAGTTTGTATCATTGcttttttctattatatattttaaaaatccgTTTACAATTTACCATTGGATTGGTACGGGACTGGTTTTTTTCGGAACGATAATCTTTACTGAAGTAGTTCCACGAATTTCTGAGCATATGCAACTTAGGaaacataaaaaagaataa